GCTGTGATCCGCCGTCATGAGCGCCAGCCGCGAGGCTACTACTCCGGCGTGGCCGCACTGTTCACTCCGAACGCGGATGGCGGACATGACCTGGATGCCCCCATCCTCATCCGCACCGTGTACCTCCAGGACGGCACGCTGCGCGTTCCCGTCGGTGCGACGCTGGTCCGCCACTCCGATCCTCTGGGCGAGGTGTCGGAGACGCACGGCAAGGCGGCCGGCGTGCTCGGCGCGATCGGTGCGATCGATCGCGATCGTGTGGCGGAGGCCCGGAGCGATGCCGATGCGCCGGGTGGGGAACGCGCCCTCGCCGACGACCCGGCGATCGCCGCACTGCTGTCTTCGCGCAACGCACGTCTGGCCGAATTCTGGCTCAACCCGCAGGGCGAGGACTTCACCGGACCGTTCGCGGGGCACACGGCTGTCGTCGTGGATGCCGAGGATCGCTTCACGACGATGCTCGCCCACCAATTGCGACACCTCGGTCTCGCCGTCACGATCGCGCCCTGGGACGAGGTGACGGACGCTGACATCGACGCCGCGGACCTCGTCGTCGCCGGCCCCGGCCCCGGCGACCCGCGGGACGCCACGAGCGCTCGCATCTCGCGGATGCGCGAGATCGTGGGACGCCGCCTCGAGGCCGAAGCTCCGCTGCTCGCGGTCTGCCTCAGCCATCAGATCCTCGCCGACCGGCTGGGTATCGCGCTGACGCCGCTCGCTGCGCCGCACCAAGGCCTGCAGAAGGCGGTCCCGGTGTTCGGAGAGGACGCATCGATCGGCTTCTACAACACGTTCACGGCGCGAGTGGCACCGGGGACGACGACCGTCGCATCGGCCGAGGTGTCCGCAGACGACGCGTCGGGCGACGTCTACGCCCTGCGCGGCGCGCACTTCGCCTCGGTGCAGGGACATCTCGAATCGATCCTGTCGCGCGACGGCATCCACACCCTCGAACGCCTCGTCTCCCACGCCCTGAGCTGAGCGGACGCCCAGTCGGCTCAGCAGAGTTCCCGCGAGCGGAGCAGCCGCCGTTCCGCTTCGTTGGTCGTCAGGCCGTGCGCCGTATGGAGCGCGCGGATCGCCTCCTCTTCTCGGCCGAGCCCGCGCAGCAATTCGGCGCGCACCGCATGCCAGAGGTGGAAGCGGACCATCTCGTCTTCCAGCGCCTCGACCTCGGCCAGCGCAGCCTCTCGTCGGCCGGTCTCCCCGAGCGCGACGGCACGGTTCAGACGGACGACCGGCGACGGGTCGTAGGCGAGCAGCATGTCGTAGAGGACGATGATCTGCTCCCAGTCGGTCTCCGAGAACACGCGGGCGTCGGAATGGCACGCTGCGATCGCTGCCTGGAGCTGCCACCTCCCCGGTCGCCGAAGCGCCGCCGCTGCCGCGAGCGCCCGATGCGCTTCCGCCTGTAGACCGACATCCCATCGTGAGCGGTCCTGGTCAGCGAGGAGCACGATGCGCCCGGCGACCGATCGCGCAGGCTCCCGGCTGCGATGAAACTTCAGCAGGGCCACCAGCCCGAGCGCCTCAGGCTCACTCGGAAGTGCGTGAGCGACCACATCGGCGAGCCAGAGCGCATCCTCGGCGAGGTCGCGATTCGCCTCCGCACCGCCACCGGCGGTGAGATGTGCCTCGTTGTACATGACCGAGATCACCGTGAGAACCACGTCGAGCCGGGGCGAGCGCTCCGCACCGATCGGAACACGCAGCGGGATTCCGGCCGCGCCGATCTTGCGCTTCGCCCGGACGATGCGCTGCCCGACCGCGGTCGGGGTGCTCATCGTCGCCCGAGCGATCTGCTCCGTCGTGAGTCCGCACACGGCGCGGAGCGTGAGGGCGAGCTGTGCCGACTCGGTCAGGGCAGGGTGGCAGCAGCCGAACAGCAGCGAGACGCGCTCATCGATCGCACTCTCGGAGGGGGCGGGTGCGCCGGCGAGGAGCTCGAGCTTCTTGCGATATCGCTGGTCGCGCCGCAGCCGGTCGAGCGCATTGCGCCGAGCCGCGACGGTCAGCCAGCCGCCCGGATTCGGAGGCGCACCGACCTCCCTCCAGGAGACGAGCGCCTCGGCCACCGCCTCGGCCACCGACTCCTCCGCGAGATCGAGGTTGCCCAGCGAGGCGGTGAGCGCCGCGACGATGCGAGCAGACTCCGCGCGGACCACGCGTTCGAGGGCACGATCGGATGCCGCGCCCGACGGCGACGCGGCATCCGATGCGGTCACTGCTCGAACTGGCTGTAGTCGGTGACGATGGGCCGGACCTCCACCGACGTGCCCTCCATCTCCAGCATCGGCCAGCTCTTCGCGAGAGCGATCGCCGCGTCGAGGTCAGGCACGTCGATGATCGTGAATCCGCCGACCGCCTCCCGGGCTTCGGTGAACGGCCCGTCGACGACGACCGCTCCCCGCGCACCGTGCCGGACGGTGGTCGCGGTTTCCACCGGCTGCAACTCGGCACCGCTGTCGTCGATCACCTCGGCGTTGTCCTGGAACCACTGGAACACGCGCCCGTAGACGTCCTGCGCGACCTCCGGCGCGATGGCGGCGTCAAGCTGCGGAGTCGAGGTGAACATGATGACGTACTTCATGAGGTTCGTCCTTTCGTCTTGAGAACCGTTTCACCCCCACAGCGAACGAGCAAGGACGAATTCGACACGTCAACCGAGAAGATTCACCGGATTGAAGAGATCGGCGATCAGGAGCAGTGCGCCCATCGCGATCAGCAGGACCGCGACCACCACGGTCAGCGGCACCAGCTTGGTCGCGTCGACAGGTGCAGGAGGGGGCCGCCGGAAGAGCTTCGCCCAGGCCCGCTTGATCCCATCCCACAGGGCGACCACGATGTGCCCTCCGTCGAGCGGGAGCAACGGGATGAGGTTGAACACGAACAGGGCGACGTTGAGCGAACCGAGCAGTCCGAGCAGGATCGCGAAGCGATTGAGGACGGGGGCATCCGTCGCCGCGACCTCGCCCGCCAGGCGCCCGACACCGACCACGCTCAAGGGTCCGTTCGGATCCCGCTCACCCCCGGTCACCAGGGAGACGCCGATGTCCCAGAGCCGCACGGGGAGCGTGACGAGCAACGAGCCGACCCTGGCGACGTTCTCCGCCGCCATCTGCGGTCCCGCGC
Above is a window of Microbacterium aurugineum DNA encoding:
- a CDS encoding chorismate-binding protein — its product is MTLSRLAELSADPTASFVLIARDGADTVELLSGDVADVDLLADIPLMLDGTPREIFALVPYRQVRERGFVAQDDGAPLRCVIVDEHLHLPTPALLEQLPNTPVPLRDDGFDIADDEYAAIVEKVIADEIGRGEGANFVIRRDFTANIDVDDRTAALTWFRALLTHERGAYWTFAVFTPGHIAVGASPEAHVVAREGVVTMNPISGTFRHPAGGATKDTLIDFLASTKETEELFMVVDEELKMMSAVCSDGGRITGPHLKEMSRLTHTEYMLRGRSALDPRDILRETMFAPTVTGSPMQNACAVIRRHERQPRGYYSGVAALFTPNADGGHDLDAPILIRTVYLQDGTLRVPVGATLVRHSDPLGEVSETHGKAAGVLGAIGAIDRDRVAEARSDADAPGGERALADDPAIAALLSSRNARLAEFWLNPQGEDFTGPFAGHTAVVVDAEDRFTTMLAHQLRHLGLAVTIAPWDEVTDADIDAADLVVAGPGPGDPRDATSARISRMREIVGRRLEAEAPLLAVCLSHQILADRLGIALTPLAAPHQGLQKAVPVFGEDASIGFYNTFTARVAPGTTTVASAEVSADDASGDVYALRGAHFASVQGHLESILSRDGIHTLERLVSHALS
- a CDS encoding RNA polymerase sigma factor, yielding MTASDAASPSGAASDRALERVVRAESARIVAALTASLGNLDLAEESVAEAVAEALVSWREVGAPPNPGGWLTVAARRNALDRLRRDQRYRKKLELLAGAPAPSESAIDERVSLLFGCCHPALTESAQLALTLRAVCGLTTEQIARATMSTPTAVGQRIVRAKRKIGAAGIPLRVPIGAERSPRLDVVLTVISVMYNEAHLTAGGGAEANRDLAEDALWLADVVAHALPSEPEALGLVALLKFHRSREPARSVAGRIVLLADQDRSRWDVGLQAEAHRALAAAAALRRPGRWQLQAAIAACHSDARVFSETDWEQIIVLYDMLLAYDPSPVVRLNRAVALGETGRREAALAEVEALEDEMVRFHLWHAVRAELLRGLGREEEAIRALHTAHGLTTNEAERRLLRSRELC
- a CDS encoding YciI family protein, yielding MKYVIMFTSTPQLDAAIAPEVAQDVYGRVFQWFQDNAEVIDDSGAELQPVETATTVRHGARGAVVVDGPFTEAREAVGGFTIIDVPDLDAAIALAKSWPMLEMEGTSVEVRPIVTDYSQFEQ